One Thermoanaerobaculia bacterium DNA segment encodes these proteins:
- a CDS encoding DUF4870 domain-containing protein — MTDEPTNQDEQVTPEAPETEAAEPTPPPVPTAGGDGPPSEARTWAMLAHILTLCGIIIPFGNILAPLIIFLIKRDEFPFVSDQAKESLNFQITVSIAAIICIPLIFVCIGIPL; from the coding sequence ATGACCGATGAACCCACCAATCAGGATGAGCAGGTAACCCCGGAAGCCCCGGAAACTGAAGCGGCGGAGCCTACCCCTCCTCCCGTTCCCACAGCCGGCGGAGATGGTCCCCCGAGCGAAGCCCGGACCTGGGCCATGCTCGCCCACATTCTCACGCTCTGCGGCATCATTATTCCCTTTGGAAACATTCTCGCTCCCCTGATCATCTTTCTGATCAAGAGGGATGAGTTTCCCTTTGTGAGTGACCAGGCCAAGGAATCGCTGAACTTCCAGATCACGGTCAGCATTGCTGCCATCATCTGCATCCCGCTCATCTTTGTCTGTATTGGAATTCCCCTGA